GAAGGTTCAGGCCGCACATCGATGGGCAAGCCTTTCCAGCAGCGACTGGCAGGCGGACAGTTCTGTGGTGGTGATATATTCATCCGGTTTGTGGGCGCGGCCGATGTCGCCCGGACCGCAAATGATGGCGTCGATACCGGCAGCCTGAAAAAGTCCGGCTTCCGTACCGTAGCTGACGGCGTCAATGCATGGCGCGTCTGTCAGCTGCTCCATGAGGTTGACGAGCGGCGCGTCAGCGGCAAGCGAAAGCGCAGGGTAGTCGCTCATCGGTGCCCATTGAACGTCTGTCCCGTTGGCTGCAAGCCTCTCGACGCTCTCCCGCAATGGCTCGAGCAGGGCGAGCGGCGATACACCGGAAATAGCCCGTGCCTCCACTTCGATGGTGCACAGGTCCGGGACGATATTGATCGCCTGCCCGCCATTTACGGTGCCGATCTGCAGGGAGGAGTAAGGCGGCTCGAACGTGCCTTCGAAGGGGCCCTGCGTGAGGGCTTGGGCAGTTTCCACCGCCTTTGCCATGATGCCTGTCATGAGATGGATCGCGTTGACGCCCTGATCGGGCCGTGAGGAATGGCCGGAGCGGCCGCGGATGGTGATGCGTGCGGCTGCCTTGCCCTTGTGAGCACGCACAGCGCGCAGATTGCTCGGCTCACCGATGATCGCGCCCGCTGATTTTGCGCAAAGATCCGGCAAAGCGGCGATCAGATGGGGCACACCCCGGCAGCCCGCCTCCTCATCATAGGAAAAAGCAATGTGAACCGGCCGCTTCAGTGACATCTGCGCAAATGCCGGCGCCGCGGCGAGAACCGTGGCAACGAAACCTTTCATGTCGGTGGTGCCACGGCCGTAAAGACGCTCGCCCTCGGCTCTGAGCGCAAAGGGGTCGGAGGACCATTCCGGCTCCCCGGCGGGCACCACATCCATGTGGCCGGACAGGATGTATCCGCTGGCATCCGTCGGGCCGAAGCTCGCAAAGAGATTGGCGCGGTCCCCTTCCGGACCGGCAAGCAGCGAGACCTTCGCGCCGTGGCTTCGCAGATAATCGGCAATCCATCCGGCAATATCGCCATTGGCGGTTCCGACGACCGAGGGAAAGCCGACAAGACGCTCCAGAATTTCGATGGCGTTCATGGCTCTCTCCGCGCTTCACCGTCGCAGAGCCTAAAAGTCACCGGCTGCGTTTGTATGCTGAAGTGAAGAAGATTTCGGTAGATTGTTGTGTCCTTACAGCGGTTTCGGCGAAATCCTGCCGGGTCGATGGGAAAACTGACAGCCCTTTTTCCGATGCCGCCGTGTTGTTGAACGGAGACGTCAACCGTAAAGCGGCTTTTTAGCGGTTGGATTTTGTCGAAGATGCCGAGAAACTGTATCGCCTGCACGCTTGGGGCTTGTGGCCGGTTTTTAAGCCGGCCACCTCTTGACTTTTCATTGCGGCGGGCTAGCTGGCCGTCTTTGTTCCAAGCTGCGACACGATCGCAATTGACGCCCCGCCTCTTGCCCCTTATGTGAGTATATGACGGTTCCTGCAGCCGAAAGGCGAAGGGATTAATAGGGAACATGGTGCGGGCGATATTTTCGCCCAATGCCGTGGCTGCCCCCGCAACTGTAAGCGGATTGTCGTTCATCCCCGTGGCGCCTCATGGCGTCATGCCACTGTATTCTCCGGAATGCGGGAAGGCAGATGAGTGACGCAAATTCGTGAGCCAGGAGACCTGCCGTCAAAATATGAACCATCGTTACGGGCGGGGAAGCCCGGAGGAGGAGAATGTAATGTTATTACGTTACATTTTGTTTGCATCCGATCATCGTTCTCCGTACAAGACGTCCCGCTGTTGGTGCGCGTTCTAACGCCTGCTGCTCTGGAATAAGTTTACTTTCGACTGGAGAACACATGTTTCATTTAAGACGCCTGCCGTCTCTCGCCGGCATCGTGGCGGTTGCCTTTGCATCCTTGCCCGCCGTTGGCGCGCAGGGCGCCGAAACCACCTACCCCCTGACAATCAACAGCTGCGGTCAGGAGATCACCTTCAAGCAGGCGCCGGCCCGCACCGTATCTGTCGGCCAGAGCACAACCGAGGTCCTTTACCTGCTTGGTCTCGCCGACAAGGTTGTCGGCACGGCGCTGTGGATCGGTCCGGTTCTGAAGGGCTACGAAGAGGCCAACGCCAAGATCGAGCGATTGGCCGACAACGACCCCAGCTTTGAGGCGGTTGTCGGCAAGAAGCCGGATCTCGTGACGACACAGTTCCAATGGCAGATCGGCCCGGAGGGTGTTGTCGGAACGCCGGCGCAATTTGCCGAACTCGGCATTCCCGTTTACACCTCGCCGGCCGATTGCCTGGGCAAAGACAATTCCGGCGGTGGCGATGGCGTGCGTAACACGGTTTTCACCATGGAACTGATCTACCAGGAAATCCGTGACCTCGCCAAAATCTTCAACGTTCAGGATCGCGGTGAGGAAGTCGTCGCCGACCTGAAGAAGCGAGAGGACGCCGCCAGAGCCAAGATCGCTTCTGCCAATGGCAAGCTCTCGGCCGTCTTCTGGTTCTCGAGCGCCGAACTGGATATCGACCCGTACGTCGCCGGCCGTAACGGCGCTCCGGGTTACATCATGTCTGCTCTCGGATTGAAGAATGTCATCGAAAGCGACGAGGAGTGGCCGACGGTCGGCTGGGAAACCATCGCCAAATCCAACCCGTCTATCGTTGTCGCCGGCAAGATGGACCGCCGCCGCTTCCCTGCCGATGACATTGCCGTCAAGCTGAAGTTTCTGGCAACTGACCCGGTGGCAAGCATCATGCCCGCTGTCAGGCAAGGCCATGTGTTCGAAATGGATGCGCAGGCGATGAACCCGACCATTCGCACCATTGAAGGCATCGAAACGCTGGCCGAGGCGATTTCGGCTGCTGGCCTCGCCAAGTGAACGGCCTCTCCCTCCATCTCGGCAGGGCGGGCCTGGTTTTTGCCGCGCTCGCCCTGCTGTTGATAGCGCTTATGGCCGGAGCGGCCATCGGCGAGACAGCCATTCCATTTGACGTGGTCGCAAAAACGATAGCCAATCGCGTCTTTGATGCGGGTTATCCGCTGGAGCCGCTGGATGAGGGCATCGTCTGGAGCTATCGTCTGAGCCGCGCTGTCGTTGCCG
This sequence is a window from Agrobacterium tumefaciens. Protein-coding genes within it:
- the argE gene encoding acetylornithine deacetylase, whose product is MNAIEILERLVGFPSVVGTANGDIAGWIADYLRSHGAKVSLLAGPEGDRANLFASFGPTDASGYILSGHMDVVPAGEPEWSSDPFALRAEGERLYGRGTTDMKGFVATVLAAAPAFAQMSLKRPVHIAFSYDEEAGCRGVPHLIAALPDLCAKSAGAIIGEPSNLRAVRAHKGKAAARITIRGRSGHSSRPDQGVNAIHLMTGIMAKAVETAQALTQGPFEGTFEPPYSSLQIGTVNGGQAINIVPDLCTIEVEARAISGVSPLALLEPLRESVERLAANGTDVQWAPMSDYPALSLAADAPLVNLMEQLTDAPCIDAVSYGTEAGLFQAAGIDAIICGPGDIGRAHKPDEYITTTELSACQSLLERLAHRCAA
- a CDS encoding ABC transporter substrate-binding protein, with product MFHLRRLPSLAGIVAVAFASLPAVGAQGAETTYPLTINSCGQEITFKQAPARTVSVGQSTTEVLYLLGLADKVVGTALWIGPVLKGYEEANAKIERLADNDPSFEAVVGKKPDLVTTQFQWQIGPEGVVGTPAQFAELGIPVYTSPADCLGKDNSGGGDGVRNTVFTMELIYQEIRDLAKIFNVQDRGEEVVADLKKREDAARAKIASANGKLSAVFWFSSAELDIDPYVAGRNGAPGYIMSALGLKNVIESDEEWPTVGWETIAKSNPSIVVAGKMDRRRFPADDIAVKLKFLATDPVASIMPAVRQGHVFEMDAQAMNPTIRTIEGIETLAEAISAAGLAK